A part of Arachis hypogaea cultivar Tifrunner chromosome 12, arahy.Tifrunner.gnm2.J5K5, whole genome shotgun sequence genomic DNA contains:
- the LOC140176823 gene encoding serine/threonine-protein phosphatase 7 long form homolog: MKCTWMQETFSELLQEVDDETVRRYVRAYIMMLLSMHLFGDKSCTRLHIRWLPYVTRLEDIGRYSWGFAALSWLYRCMCRVANRNIVKLVSPLQLLQSWIFWRFPSFRPDGFDVFHRPLASRLLADVERQGASSCALEFLWMPHSLPGVVQVVHPEILEPRHMALWRAATDLIYFAVIEWHQVDQVLPQLGGIQHRPRAALDIDFLMSKNGRGGDRWFSDTLQSWHIHWANMAQYVL, translated from the exons ATGAAGTGCACTTGGATGCAGGAGACATTTAGTGAGTTGCTGCAGGAGGTAGATGATGAGACGGTTAGGAGGTATGTCCGGGCGTATATCATGATGCTCTTATCGATGCACCTATTTGGTGATAAGTCTTGTACACGACTTCACATTCGTTGGCTACCCTACGTCACCAGGCTAGAGGACATAGGACGGTATAGCTGGGGGTTTGCTGCTCTGTCATGGTTATACCGGTGCATGTGTCGTGTGGCGAACAGGAATATCGTTAAGTTAGTCAGTCCATTGCAGCTCCTGCAGTCATGGATCTTTTGGAGGTTTCCTAGTTTTCGGCCAGATGGATTTGATGTCTTTCATCGGCCGTTGGCATCGAG GTTATTAGCCGACGTTGAGCGACAAGGAGCCTCAAGTTGCGCATTGGAG TTCTTGTGGATGCCACATAGCTTGCCTGGTGTCGTTCAGGTGGTCCACCCCGAGATATTGGAGCCACGACATATGGCGTTGTGGAGGGCTGCGACAGATTTGATCTATTTTGCtgtcatagagtggcatcaggtGGATCAGGTGCTGCCGCAGCTTGGTGGCATACAACATCGACCACGTGCTGCACTGGACATAGATTTCTTGATGTCAAAAAATGGCAGAGGCGGAGATCGGTGGTTTTCTGATACGTTACAGAGTTGGCACATTCATTGGGCCAACATGGCCCAGTATGTGTTATAG